The region GCAACAGCGCCAAGCTGCGCTCGACCTAACAGCCGGTGCCGGTCCTGCAGGGTGTAAAGGCCGCGCGCAGCGCCGGTCACACGCAGGAAATCGAAGTCGGAGATAAAGCCTTCTTTCGCGCCCTGAACCTCGAACGCAAGGCTATAGCCCTGGCTCGGGTCCATGCCGCCATCGCTGTTGGTGCGATTGAAACCGAGACTCGGTATCAGCAAGGTGGCATCGCCTTCATCGTTGCCCACTTTGAAGCGTTCTTCTTCAAGGCGCAGACCTATGGCGCGTTCCCAGCCGTTCTTCAACCGCCGCTGGTGGAGCGCGCCAATTACGAAGTTTTCTGTCTCGACATCTTCGATGTCTTCTTTCTGTACACCGGTGAAAAACCGCAGACTGGATGCCTGTGGCGGCGTCAGCGGAATCTGGTACCAGGTGGTGATCTGTTGCCTGGGCAGGGATAACTCGAGGTCCGCACCGCGGCTATGACCATGCTGGTTAAGCCAGTGTTGGGTCCAGTTGATACGCCCGCGGGCACCTACGTCGGTGGAATAGCCTCCACCGAAGCCGAGCGAGTGCGGCTTGCGTGCGCTCAGAGTCGCTTGCACAGGTATGACGCCGTTAACCGCCTGGGACGCGGGCGCGAGCACCTGCACATTTTCGAAATAATCTGTCGATAACAGGTCGCGGTTGAATTCGGCCAACAGCTCCGAATCATAGGGCACACCACTGTCGAAGGTAACGATGCTGCGCAGCAGATCTTCAGTGAATGGCGTATCGGAGAACGTCACGTCCCCAAGCCGGTAGCGCTCACCCGAATCGTAAAGCAGCGAAATATCTGCCTGTTTCGCTTCTGCATCAATCAGCAAGCGGCTTTCAACGAAACGGCCAGAAAAATAACCATAACGCAAAGCCTGATTACTGATCAGTGATTTCGCGCTTTCGTAGTGTCCGTGATGCAGCTTGGCACCAGGGCTCAGCCTGGGACTGTCCGGTCGCCGAAACGCAGGCGTCCCTTGGCCAGGGCCGGTCACACGGATATCGACGTCCCGCAAACGGACTGGCTCGCCGAGCGTTACGTTGAGTTCCAGGACAGGTGAGTCGTTGCTGCCGATAACGCGAGGACGCACACGCACATCGTAGTAACCGAGGGCCCTGGCCGCATCAATGGCTTGATCACGGCTATACCTGGCCTGGCGCCACATGTCTCGCCTGCTCTCGGCTTCAACGGGCCCTATGAACGCTTCGATGTTGTTTCGTACAGCGGTGTTGGCGGGTTCTACATTGACCCTCAGTTCTGCGTGTCCCGCGGTCGAAACCAGAAGCAGGCATGCAAGCAGGGACGCCGGGAATAAGGGTCGAACCATGATTTCGATTATCCAACAACTGAATGGCAGGAGGAATGCTAACATGCTGCCCCGTTCAATCGGACCGAAACCTGCGAAGCATCAGCTGCTGGCCTGTACGGTTGCTCTTGAAGCCTAACGAGCCGGGCCGGATTGCCTGTACTTATAGGACAAACGATGAAAGTAGTTTCTTTTAATATCAATGGTATACGAGCAAGACCTCATCAATTAAAAGCGATTGTCGAGCGTCACGCTCCTGACGTTATCGGTTTGCAGGAAACCAAGGTAGACGATCCGATGTTTCCCCTGGCTGAAGTCGAAGCGTTGGGCTATCACGTGTTCTACCACGGCCAGAAAGGTCACTATGGTGTTGCGCTGCTGACTCGCGCGGAGCCCCTTTGGGTTGTCAAAGGCTTACCCACCGATGGCGAGGAGTCTCAACGCAGGATGATTTCCGCTGCGCTGACCTGTGCCGATGGCTCTGAAATGGTGGTTTTCAACGGTTACTTCCCTCAAGGTGAGAACCGTGATCACCCCGTCAAGTTCCCAGCCAAGACGCGTTTCTATGCGGATCTGCAGGCGCATATCGAGCAAAGCTTTACACCCGAACAAAAGCTGGTGGTAATGGGGGATATAAACATCTCCCCGGAGGACTGTGATATCGGAATTGGTCCGGCAAATGCCCAGCGCTGGCTCCGCACCGGCAAATGCAGCTTTCTGCCCGAAGAGCGCGCCTGGCTCCAACGACTCAAGGACTGGGGGTTGGTTGATACCTTCAGGCATATGAATCCGGACGTGAACGACAGGTTCAGCTGGTTCGACTACCGCAGCCGTGGTTTCGATGATACCCCGCGCCGCGGGTTGCGTATCGATGTGGTCATGGCGAGCAAAGCCCTGATTGGATTGTGCGTGGATACGGGCATTGACTATGACATCCGGTCGATGGAAAAGCCCTCCGACCACGCCCCGATATGGGCGACATTCGACTGTTGAGCACCTGCACTCAGAATTGCTGCTAAAAAAAGCCGGTACGCGGCTAGCTGACGCTAACCCCGTACCGGCTTCGTTCCGGCCTGCACCGCTCAGGCCATCTCTTCTTCCAGCACGTTCAGTATCAGCTCATCATCTCGCAAACTGACCTGAACAGTCCCGCCGTGCTCGGCAAGGTCTCCAAACAGGATCTGCTCGGCTAGAGGCCGCTTGATCTTGTCCTGAATCAGCCGCGCCATTGGGCGCGCCCCCATCAGCGGGTCATAACCGTGCTCGGCTAGCCACCTGCGTGCGTCTTCGTCTACTTCGATAACCACGTGCTTGTCTTCCAGCTGGGCCTGCAGCTCGGTAAGGAACTTATCGACCACCGAGGTAATGCTCTGATGACTCAGGCTGCCAAACTGGATGATTGCGTCCAGACGGTTGCGAAACTCGGGGGTGAAAGTCTTCTTGATGACTTCCGAGGCATCGCTGGTGTGATCCTGGCGCGTAAAACCAATCGACGCACGGGACATGGACTCAGCCCCGGCGTTGGTGGTCAACACGATGATCACATTACGGAAATCCGCTTTGCGTCCATTGTTGTCGGTCAAGGTACCGTGGTCCATTACCTGCAGCAGCAGGTTGAACACCTCCGGGTGCGCCTTCTCGATCTCATCCAGCAGCAGGACGCAGTGAGGCGTCTTGTTGATGGCTTCGGTAAGCAGGCCGCCCTGATCAAAGCCGACATAGCCAGGCGGTGCACCGATCAGCCGGGATACGGTATGCCGTTCCATATATTCCGACATATCGAACCGCACCAACTCGACACCAAGGCTCTTCGCCAACTGGCGGGTCACTTCGGTCTTGCCGACACCTGTCGGGCCAGAAAACAGGAATGAGCCCACGGGCTTGTCCGCCGACTTGAGACCGGCACGCGATAACTTGATCGCGGTGGAAAGCGATTCGATCGCCGTATCCTGTCCGAAGACCACCAGTTTGAGATCCCGATCGAGGTTCTGCAGAAGCTCTTTATCAGTGGACGAAACGTGCTTGGGTGGTATCCGGGCGATCTTGGCGACAATCGCCTCGACTTCGGCCACGTCGATGCACTCGGGCCGCTCCTCGACCGCCTTCAACCGCTGATAGGCACCTGCCTCATCGATCACGTCAATTGCCTTGTCGGGCATATGACGATCGTTGATATACCTCGACGCCAGTTCCGACGCAGCGCGCAGGGCCTCGTCGGTATAGCGGATGCCGTGATGTTCTTCGAACCGGCTTTTCAGGCCACGGAGGATCTGTACGGTATCTTCCACTGAAGGTTCAATAACGTCGACCTTCTGGAAACGACGAGCCAGCGCACGGTCTTTCTCGAAGATGCCGCGGAATTCCTGGAACGTGGTCGAGCCGATACAGCGGATTTCACCGGAGGAAAGCATCGGCTTGAGCAGATTGGACGCATCCATCACCCCGCCCGATGCTGCGCCTGCACCAATTATGGTGTGAATTTCATCAATAAAAAGAATAGCTTGCGGACGCTTCTTCAGGGCCTTTAGCAGCGCTTTGAAGCGTTTCTCGAAGTCGCCGCGATATTTGGTACCGGCCAGCAGAGCACCCAGATCGAGTGAATACACCACCGCTTCGGTCAGGATATCCGGGACTTCACCATCGACGATGCGCTTGGCCAGGCCCTCAGCAATAGCCGTCTTGCCCACCCCAGCCTCACCCACCAGCAGCGGGTTGTTCTTGCGGCGCCGCACCAGGATCTGAGCTACCCGCTCCACTTCGGACGCACGCCCGACCAGCGGGTCGATCCGACCGATTCTGGCCTGCTCGTTGAGGTTGCTGGCGTAAGTCTCAAGCGGATTATTCGAGGTGGCGGCCTCGCCAGCCTCCTCGTCCATGCTTTCCTGATCCGGTTGGATCTGTTCGGCATCGCCAGCAACCTTGGAGATACCGTGGGAAATATAATTGACGATATCGATCCGGGCGATCTGCTGCTGTTTCAGGAAGAACACTGCCTGGCTTTCCTGCTCACTGAAAATGGCTACCAGTACATTGGCACCGCTGACCTCGCCCTTTCCAGAGCTCTGCACGTGGAATACTGCGCGCTGCAAAACGCGCTGAAAGCCCAGCGTAGGCTGTGTCTCGCGCTCATGATCGTGCTTGGGGATCAGAGGAGTCGTGGAGTCGATAAACTCCGTCAGCTCGCGCCGCAGCCGCTCCATATCGGCTCCGCAAGCGCGCATCACCGCTACCGCCGCCTGATTATCCAGCAAGGCCAGCAACAGATGTTCGACCGTCATGAATTCGTGGCGCTTGTTCCGCGCTTCCTTGAACGCCAGGTTCAGGGTGATCTCGAGATCTCTATTCAGCATTTTGCCACCTCATCATGCGACCCAGTCGCTTTATCACGCGTCCCGTTCAATCTGACACATCAACGGATGCTGGCATTCCCTAGCGTATTCGTTTACCTGTTCGGCCTTCGTTTCGGCTATGTCACGAGTATAGACGCCACAAACCGCCCTGCCCTCAGTATGAACCTTTAACATAACCTGAGTCGCTGCTTCGCGATTAAGCATGAAAAAAGACTCCAACACCTCTACCACGAAATCCATCGGCGTGAAGTCATCGTTGAGCATCACTACCTTGTATCGTGATGGCGGTTTGAGCTCAGGCTTGCTCGTCTCGACAGCCAGATCGTGATCTTCTTCGCGCCCCGGTTCATCAGGCCTCTGACTCGAGGTTAGTAGAATTTTTTGCTTTGAAAACATATTGATGGATCACTATTGCTGGGAGCATAACTCCGAGGGGAATGTGTACTGGTACACAGCTTGCCAGAGGGCACCTTGACTTACTGTGATTCAATGTTAAAAAGTGTAAACAAGCATGACGTGCAGGTCACTTGTTTTTGATCTTTCCATGCTATGTGAATTCAGTTTCATTCTTCCCCGGCGGGGTTAGCAGAGGATGTGGTAATGGAGAACGGTAAGGTCAAGTGGTTCAATAATGCCAAAGGGTACGGCTTCGTCGTAGCCGATGGACGAGATGAGGATCTTTTTGCGCATTATTCGGCAATTCAGATGGAGGGGTACCGCACATTGAAAGCCGGGCAACCTGTCCAGTTCGAAATCATCCAGGGTCCCAAGGGCCTGCACGCGGTCAATATCCAGTCTGTGGCAGAGAAGAAACCCGACGAAGCCAAGGCAGGGCTCAAGGAGACGGCTTCAGCCAATCACTGATATCGGAAATCCTGAATGGCAGCATGGGCTGCCTTTTTGCGCAGGCCAACCTCCTGGGCGTCAAACAATAAAACCGGCGTAAGCCGGCTTTATTGTTTCTAACGGACCAGAGCGGTTGCCGTCCCCTCGCTGCCGCGACGGAACGACCCCCTCCTCTAGTTATCAGCCCATGGCATTGATCATGTCATCGCCAAATTCCGAACACTTGCGCAGCTGTGCGCCTTCCATCAAACGCTCGAAGTCATAAGTGACGGTCTTGTTGGCGATGGCGCCTTCAGTTCCTTTGATGATCAGATCAGCCGCTTCGACCCAGCCCATGTGGCGGAGCATCATTTCCGCAGACAGAATCAGAGAGCCCGGGTTAACCTTGTCCTGACCCGCGTACTTCGGTGCGGTACCGTGGGTCGCTTCGAACATCGCAACGGTGTCGGACAGGTTGGCGCCTGGAGCGATACCAATGCCGCCGACTTCCGCTGCCAGCGCGTCGGAGAGATAGTCGCCGTTCAGGTTCAATGTGGCGATCACGTCATAGTCAGCCGGGCGCAGCAGGATTTGCTGGAGCATCGCATCAGCGATGACGTCCTTGACCACGATGTTCTTGCCGGTTTTCGGATTCTTGAACTGCATCCATGGGCCACCGTCCAGAAGCTCAGCGCCGAACTCGGTGCGGGCAACTTCATAGCCCCACTCCTTGAACGCACCTTCAGTGAACTTCATGATGTTGCCCTTGTGAACGATCGTCACCGAATCGCGATCATTGTCGACTGCGTATTGCAGAGCGCGCTGAACCAGGCGCTTGGTGCCCGCTTCGGAGACCGGCTTGATACCGATGCCGCACATGTCAGTGAAACGGATCTTGGTGACACCCATTTCGTCTTCAAGGAACTTGATGATCTTCTTCGCTTCCGGAGAGCCAGCCTTGAATTCAACACCTGCGTAGATGTCTTCAGAGTTCTCGCGGAAGATGACCATGTCCACGTCGCCGGGCTTGGTAACCGGGCTGGGGACACCGGTGAACCAGCGAACCGGACGCTGACAGACATACAGATCCAGCTGCTGACGGAGCGCAACGTTCAACGAACGAATGCCGCCGCCTACCGGAGTGGTCAACGGGCCCTTGATCGAAACGACATAATCCTTAACGGCATGCAGGGTTTCTTCCGGCAACCAGGTGTCCTGATCGTAGACCTGGGTGGCTTTTTCGCCTGCGAAGATTTCCATCCAGGAAATCTTGCGCTTGCCGCCATACGCCTTTTCAACAGCAGCATCTACAACCTTCATCATGACCGGAGAAATGTCGACACCGATCCCGTCACCTTCGATATAAGGAATGATCGGGTTGTCCGGCACGTTAAGGGACAGGTCCGCATTGACGGTAATTTTGTCGCCGCTGTTCGGCACCTGGATCTTTTGGTATCCCATGTTTGACTCCGTTGTGTTGTCGTTGTCAGAAGATTGATCGCAAGCGGATAACCTGCGACCAGTGAATAAGGTACATGGCTCTGCTGTCCTTTTTCATTAAAGCGATGCAAAGTCCACGAGCTCAATGAGTGCCGGCATTGTTGTAGTTTTCCTACAAAAAGTCACGCACTTTTAGGTTTCGACCCATGACGCTAGGCGCTCTCGGCGCTATCAGCCGTATCGATTGCTTGGGCAAGCACTGGAATGTAGTAACACTACATTCTTCGCTACATCTCTATGAGTAACAGCATCCTAGCTGTTTTTTGAATCTATTCCAGCATCCTGTCAGGCGGCGCAATGATGGGTCATGGTTCACGCAAGAGCAGGTTTAAGCTACTCTATGCCACCTTTGCGGAGGCTCGGCATGCGATTTCTACCCCACCTCACCGTTGCCACCATTGTCGAAGATCAGGGCCGCTTCCTTATGGTTGAGGAGCGCCAGGACGGACGTGCTGTTTTAAACCAGCCTGCCGGTCATTTGGAAGCCGACGAAAGTCTCATCCAGGCGGCGCACCGTGAAACGCTGGAGGAAACCGGCTGGACGGTGGAGATTACCGGGCTGATCGGCCTCTACCTGTTTACTGCCCGCAACGGTACGACATACCAACGAACCTGTTTCGCAGCGCGTCCTCTGGACCATGACCCGCACCGTGAACTGGATGATGGCATTATCGCTGCCCACTGGATGACGCTGGCGCAACTGCAGGACACGCCAATCGAACTGCGCAGCCACCTTGTACTTGATTGCATCCGGGACTATCTCGAGAAACCGCACTATCCACTGGACCTGATTCGCTGATATGACTTCCACACCTGATAAAACCCCCAGCCAGACCCGCGTCATAGTCGGCATGTCCGGCGGGGTGGACTCCTCCGTATCCGCGGCACTGCTTCTTGAACAAGGCTTCCAGGTCGAGGGGCTGTTCATGAAGAACTGGGACGAGGATGACGGCACTGAATACTGCACTGCCAAGGAAGACCTGGCCGATGCACAGGCGGTGGCTGACCGGCTTGGTATCACGCTGCACACGGCGAATTTTGCTGCAGAATACTGGGATAACGT is a window of Pseudomonas sp. gcc21 DNA encoding:
- the clpA gene encoding ATP-dependent Clp protease ATP-binding subunit ClpA, coding for MLNRDLEITLNLAFKEARNKRHEFMTVEHLLLALLDNQAAVAVMRACGADMERLRRELTEFIDSTTPLIPKHDHERETQPTLGFQRVLQRAVFHVQSSGKGEVSGANVLVAIFSEQESQAVFFLKQQQIARIDIVNYISHGISKVAGDAEQIQPDQESMDEEAGEAATSNNPLETYASNLNEQARIGRIDPLVGRASEVERVAQILVRRRKNNPLLVGEAGVGKTAIAEGLAKRIVDGEVPDILTEAVVYSLDLGALLAGTKYRGDFEKRFKALLKALKKRPQAILFIDEIHTIIGAGAASGGVMDASNLLKPMLSSGEIRCIGSTTFQEFRGIFEKDRALARRFQKVDVIEPSVEDTVQILRGLKSRFEEHHGIRYTDEALRAASELASRYINDRHMPDKAIDVIDEAGAYQRLKAVEERPECIDVAEVEAIVAKIARIPPKHVSSTDKELLQNLDRDLKLVVFGQDTAIESLSTAIKLSRAGLKSADKPVGSFLFSGPTGVGKTEVTRQLAKSLGVELVRFDMSEYMERHTVSRLIGAPPGYVGFDQGGLLTEAINKTPHCVLLLDEIEKAHPEVFNLLLQVMDHGTLTDNNGRKADFRNVIIVLTTNAGAESMSRASIGFTRQDHTSDASEVIKKTFTPEFRNRLDAIIQFGSLSHQSITSVVDKFLTELQAQLEDKHVVIEVDEDARRWLAEHGYDPLMGARPMARLIQDKIKRPLAEQILFGDLAEHGGTVQVSLRDDELILNVLEEEMA
- a CDS encoding NUDIX hydrolase, which produces MRFLPHLTVATIVEDQGRFLMVEERQDGRAVLNQPAGHLEADESLIQAAHRETLEETGWTVEITGLIGLYLFTARNGTTYQRTCFAARPLDHDPHRELDDGIIAAHWMTLAQLQDTPIELRSHLVLDCIRDYLEKPHYPLDLIR
- the xthA gene encoding exodeoxyribonuclease III, whose product is MKVVSFNINGIRARPHQLKAIVERHAPDVIGLQETKVDDPMFPLAEVEALGYHVFYHGQKGHYGVALLTRAEPLWVVKGLPTDGEESQRRMISAALTCADGSEMVVFNGYFPQGENRDHPVKFPAKTRFYADLQAHIEQSFTPEQKLVVMGDINISPEDCDIGIGPANAQRWLRTGKCSFLPEERAWLQRLKDWGLVDTFRHMNPDVNDRFSWFDYRSRGFDDTPRRGLRIDVVMASKALIGLCVDTGIDYDIRSMEKPSDHAPIWATFDC
- a CDS encoding autotransporter assembly complex family protein, whose protein sequence is MVRPLFPASLLACLLLVSTAGHAELRVNVEPANTAVRNNIEAFIGPVEAESRRDMWRQARYSRDQAIDAARALGYYDVRVRPRVIGSNDSPVLELNVTLGEPVRLRDVDIRVTGPGQGTPAFRRPDSPRLSPGAKLHHGHYESAKSLISNQALRYGYFSGRFVESRLLIDAEAKQADISLLYDSGERYRLGDVTFSDTPFTEDLLRSIVTFDSGVPYDSELLAEFNRDLLSTDYFENVQVLAPASQAVNGVIPVQATLSARKPHSLGFGGGYSTDVGARGRINWTQHWLNQHGHSRGADLELSLPRQQITTWYQIPLTPPQASSLRFFTGVQKEDIEDVETENFVIGALHQRRLKNGWERAIGLRLEEERFKVGNDEGDATLLIPSLGFNRTNSDGGMDPSQGYSLAFEVQGAKEGFISDFDFLRVTGAARGLYTLQDRHRLLGRAQLGAVASQSFERVPPSLRFFAGGDQSVRGYDFRTLSPVDETGDNIGGRYLVAGSLEYQYEFIDKWRGAVFVDHGNAVDSLEDPLETSVGIGIRWVSPIGPIRLDLAKSVSDSEQGFRIHFAMGPEL
- the clpS gene encoding ATP-dependent Clp protease adapter ClpS is translated as MFSKQKILLTSSQRPDEPGREEDHDLAVETSKPELKPPSRYKVVMLNDDFTPMDFVVEVLESFFMLNREAATQVMLKVHTEGRAVCGVYTRDIAETKAEQVNEYARECQHPLMCQIERDA
- the cspD gene encoding cold shock domain-containing protein CspD, whose translation is MENGKVKWFNNAKGYGFVVADGRDEDLFAHYSAIQMEGYRTLKAGQPVQFEIIQGPKGLHAVNIQSVAEKKPDEAKAGLKETASANH
- the icd gene encoding NADP-dependent isocitrate dehydrogenase, with product MGYQKIQVPNSGDKITVNADLSLNVPDNPIIPYIEGDGIGVDISPVMMKVVDAAVEKAYGGKRKISWMEIFAGEKATQVYDQDTWLPEETLHAVKDYVVSIKGPLTTPVGGGIRSLNVALRQQLDLYVCQRPVRWFTGVPSPVTKPGDVDMVIFRENSEDIYAGVEFKAGSPEAKKIIKFLEDEMGVTKIRFTDMCGIGIKPVSEAGTKRLVQRALQYAVDNDRDSVTIVHKGNIMKFTEGAFKEWGYEVARTEFGAELLDGGPWMQFKNPKTGKNIVVKDVIADAMLQQILLRPADYDVIATLNLNGDYLSDALAAEVGGIGIAPGANLSDTVAMFEATHGTAPKYAGQDKVNPGSLILSAEMMLRHMGWVEAADLIIKGTEGAIANKTVTYDFERLMEGAQLRKCSEFGDDMINAMG